Proteins found in one Sorghum bicolor cultivar BTx623 chromosome 1, Sorghum_bicolor_NCBIv3, whole genome shotgun sequence genomic segment:
- the LOC8057226 gene encoding dehydrodolichyl diphosphate synthase complex subunit NUS1, with translation MAECRADVEPYQSSMYKIGVMKKTFGPALNASRDSNAEDFGIGANIKDLHCSHRKIVLDCLSGSNGKESIAKAANLLCSAYFNGDAHGDGKRKPTFTEADMASALKAVGCGEPEPDLLLMYGPARCHLGFPAWRLRYTEIMYMGPLKPMKYGAIVKALYNCSKKYQNFEAGRGSSYRSSS, from the exons ATGGCCGAGTGCCGAGCAGATGTGGAACCATACC AATCTAGCATGTACAAGATAGGAGTAATGAAGAAAACATTTGGACCTGCTCTGAATGCATCAAGAGATAGTAATGCAGAAGATTTT GGCATTGGTGCAAACATCAAAGATTTACACTGTAGCCACAGGAAGATAGTGCTAGACTGTCTTTCTGGTTCTAATGGCAAGGAGAGTATTGCTAAAGCAGCCAATTTACTTTGCTCAGCTTATTTCAATGGTGATGCTCA TGGAGATGGCAAAAGGAAACCAACATTTACAGAAGCTGACATGGCTAGTGCGCTGAAAGCTGTAG GTTGTGGTGAACCAGAACCTGATCT TCTTCTCATGTATGGTCCTGCTAGATGCCATTTAGGCTTTCCTGCATGGAGATTACGGTATACTGAAATTAT GTATATGGGGCCACTGAAACCAATGAAATATGGGGCCATTGTGAAAGCCTTATATAACTGCTCAAAGAAATACCAAAATTTTG AGGCAGGCAGGGGCAGCAGCTACCGCAGCAGCAGTTGA
- the LOC8062192 gene encoding putative cyclin-dependent kinase F-2 produces MERCAAGFVFHDADVSPRSRLPPTTEQAAGSATSSPGSATPATGASSPGAAAAAAAAAGATTTYNKRSRVDAFGSTDDYEEMCCLGKGAFGAVAKARHRVTGETVAIKRITEPDGGGPEELLREARLHEACGGHPFIVDVHGLVRDPATTELRLVMECVGGPSIEKFLRAQRRRGSLPLPEATVRTIMWQLLTGAEKMHEERIIHRDIKPDNILISDDGKAVKICDFGLAMSMSEASTTYEPDGTLWYMAPEVLLEKPDCDALVDSWSLGCVMAELINGQVLFEDGRDEEGQARSIFDVLGYPDDSTWPWFSSTPFATELLPILDDVHHDNHLRKMFPEAVLSQQGFEVLNGLLTCNPDKRLSAAAALKHPWFAKIDAMELLRNEEVESALPKKQLLVSPLLQRCV; encoded by the coding sequence ATGGAGCGCTGTGCTGCGGGCTTCGTCTTCCACGACGCGGACGTCTCGCCGCGGTCACGCTTGCCACCGACTACGGAGCAGGCAGCGGGATCTGCCACTTCTTCACCCGGCAGCGCTACGCCGGCGACGGGAGCGAGTAGtccgggcgccgccgccgccgccgccgccgccgcaggggCGACGACGACCTACAACAAGAGGAGCCGCGTCGACGCCTTCGGCAGCACCGACGACTACGAGGAGATGTGCTGCCTCGGCAAGGGCGCCTTCGGCGCTGTCGCCAAGGCGCGGCACCGCGTCACGGGCGAGACCGTCGCCATCAAGCGCATCACCGAGCCCGACGGCGGCGGTCCCGAGGAGCTGCTGCGTGAGGCGCGCCTCCACGAGGCGTGCGGGGGCCACCCGTTCATCGTCGACGTCCACGGCCTCGTGCGCGATCCGGCCACCACGGAGCTCCGCCTCGTCATGGAGTGCGTCGGTGGGCCAAGCATCGAGAAGTTCCTCCGTGCTCAGCGGCGCCGCGGCAGCCTGCCGCTCCCGGAGGCCACGGTGCGCACCATCATGTGGCAGCTGCTGACGGGCGCCGAGAAGATGCACGAGGAACGCATCATCCACCGCGACATCAAGCCCGACAACATCCTCATCAGCGACGATGGCAAGGCCGTCAAGATCTGTGACTTTGGGCTCGCCATGTCCATGTCCGAGGCGTCGACGACGTACGAGCCGGACGGCACGCTGTGGTACATGGCGCCCGAGGTGCTGCTGGAGAAGCCCGACTGCGACGCGCTCGTCGATTCCTGGTCGCTGGGATGTGTCATGGCTGAGCTCATCAATGGCCAGGTGCTATTCGAGGATGGCCGCGACGAGGAAGGACAGGCCCGCTCGATCTTCGACGTGCTCGGCTACCCAGACGACAGTACTTGGCCGTGGTTCTCGTCCACGCCGTTCGCCACCGAACTGCTGCCGATACTTGACGACGTGCATCATGACAACCACTTGCGCAAGATGTTCCCCGAGGCAGTGCTGTCCCAGCAAGGTTTCGAGGTCCTCAATGGCCTCCTCACGTGCAACCCCGACAAGCGGCTCTCGGCGGCCGCCGCGCTCAAACACCCATGGTTTGCCAAGATCGACGCGATGGAGCTGCTGAGGAACGAAGAGGTGGAATCGGCGTTGCCCAAGAAGCAGCTGCTTGTGTCTCCACTACTCCAGCGGTGTGTGTAA
- the LOC8155574 gene encoding uncharacterized protein LOC8155574 translates to MAASTVSSWVPPSLPDPESSSAAASGLVLLDRRCYIADLPNNTTAESTTSRGLPIKVTFRAARPPLVSHFCVHCPGLDFRCIGPNIVATDADLVLLHVPVDPSSTFRGLDWDYFVYSPRSQWLDLLPNPDPKCLDHKATALISRDDGAWYAVAALGGRAPLYDGGALIRWEFDLHLYRSSSVSKRWISRRLSVSEFERDKLIPLPEEVDRLYHETEKTITIGGQHGTVAWVDLWRGIFFCDVLKQCPLLQDVPLPAPARGNWERILTNFDPSVLRDVTVSRNKDWIKYVELEFLSREELNPTPVSYTDWVRSNKRKYKVVPDGWKSTTWNMAIPVGSSEGWHRDCVVDVKDVSLEATDPCLSDRMATLSSKTARTLKEFPVAYPILSMDDDVVYLLSRTRPRDMDKLALMFAIDLRKATLRGLAELDVQKFIFLCNFCASEICRGT, encoded by the coding sequence ATGGCTGCCTCCACTGTGTCCTCCTGGGTTCCGCCTTCTCTTCCCGATCCCgagtcctcctccgccgccgcctcagGCTTGGTCCTCCTCGACAGGAGGTGCTACATCGCCGACCTCCCCAACAACAccaccgccgagagcaccacGAGCCGCGGCTTGCCTATCAAGGTGACCTTCCGCGCCGCCCGCCCGCCACTTGTCTCCCACTTCTGTGTCCACTGCCCTGGCCTGGACTTCCGCTGCATAGGGCCCAACATTGTCGCCACCGACGCAgatctcgtcctcctccacGTTCCCGTCGACCCCAGCAGCACCTTCAGAGGATTGGACTGGGACTACTTCGTCTACAGCCCGCGCTCCCAGTGGCTAGATCTGCTACCCAACCCTGACCCCAAGTGTCTCGACCACAAAGCAACTGCGCTCATTAGCCGCGACGACGGCGCTTGGTATGCCGTCGCTGCTCTCGGTGGTAGGGCCCCCCTGTACGACGGCGGCGCGCTCATTAGGTGGGAGTTCGACCTCCACCTGTACAGATCCTCATCAGTTTCCAAAAGGTGGATCTCCAGGCGATTGTCAGTGAGTGAGTTCGAGAGGGACAAGCTCATCCCTCTACCTGAAGAAGTCGACAGGCTGTACCACGAGACGGAAAAGACCATCACCATTGGTGGTCAGCATGGCACGGTCGCCTGGGTGGACCTCTGGCGTGGCATCTTCTTCTGCGACGTGCTCAAGCAATGCCCACTGCTCCAGGATGTCCCGCTGCCGGCGCCGGCAAGGGGTAACTGGGAGCGCATCCTCACAAATTTTGACCCCAGCGTTTTGCGGGACGTAACTGTCAGCCGAAACAAAGATTGGATCAAGTATGTTGAGCTGGAATTCTTGTCACGAGAAGAGCTGAATCCCACCCCTGTTTCCTACACTGACTGGGTGCGCAGTAACAAAAGGAAATACAAGGTCGTCCCTGATGGCTGGAAGTCCACAACATGGAACATGGCAATACCAGTTGGTTCGTCGGAGGGCTGGCACCGTGACTGTGTAGTTGACGTTAAAGACGTCAGCTTGGAGGCTACTGACCCATGTCTTTCTGATCGCATGGCTACGCTGAGCAGCAAGACCGCACGAACATTGAAGGAATTTCCTGTGGCATACCCCATCCTAAGCATGGATGATGATGTCGTTTACTTGCTTTCTCGGACCAGACCCAGGGACATGGACAAGTTGGCACTGATGTTTGCTATTGATTTGAGGAAGGCAACATTGCGAGGATTGGCTGAGCTTGATGTCCAGAAGTTCATTTTCTTGTGTAACTTCTGTGCAAGTGAGATCTGCAGGGGTACATGA
- the LOC8057227 gene encoding uncharacterized protein LOC8057227: protein MRSYVLGEIIGDLFRRSLSLVRGRAAMAAPPFHLPLLLAFLLLSTAAAAHSQYGHLQHYGHGPHHHHHHHHHRSPSTMTATARLDTAPSVHQNRMESELEETHQSLRVLNPFFATVAAQAPSGEDAMAAMGAAADAGDTTRLDLPSPPPSLPAAGDLMPSLAPPQPQAEEAGAGSSESEAAAPPPVVDEPYRDAASTPRPPPVVDEPYRDAASTPPSPPPVVDEPYRDAASPPPPPTVVDEPCRDATSPPPPPPIVDEPYREREVTSPPPPVHDDAARVVSSGTGDDLGLQQIAKVLASLGYNEMASSATLLADTASVTAWPGAITVFAAPDVFLKHSCPECSRRSLLLAHMALGYFPYAELAAAPARQLPSASVGFCLDVAAQPQRGPFSVHHASLGLYVNGVMVSEPNLHDDGRYVVHGLHGFIPPLSRASCVEDDAHAHHHHQVHLHHYRRHHHLSARSAATSGAIAASVVRIMIREAISRLRDSGFGFVALAMRVKFAELEKLSNLTVFALDDQVIFTGGGHGYVSAVRFHIVPGHRLTRAYLLRLRPGTVLPTLAGDDEKLVITLGAGSATDEVRINYIPVKEPDVVINSRVAVHGIYLPFPRLHLANLAASVAVASDLQTNDSCGVGGAQGYDDGESVQGKSSASAVMCSPPADKPAPTTMTLPLPRRYSAASAARPRHPAFSGRHSHGFRVSNKIGHGTGRAATTGGRHGATSAAAAVGLLGLGLAALAINQGRRERRRKQRQLRQAKVLRRKVQKLKQNSTSCNHCQEKETTWKTTICGMRLCSSCVVDGFLDTHVPTYRTKDCKFFCKSSACSLVPIVAPEMDPYDGQHIFTGAEEKNGTITRTFVSLAELQARQAPKRLLASYKTLDNTLMGFKKRSPAKKMV from the exons ATGAGATCCTACGTATTAGGAGAGATTATTGGAGATCTGTT CCGCCGCAGCCTTTCCCTCGTCCGCGGCAGAGCAGCCATGGCGGCTCCGCCATTCCACCTGCCCCTCCTCCTTGCCTTTCTGCTCCtcagcaccgccgccgccgcccactcCCAGTATGGCCACCTCCAGCACTACGGCCACggtccccaccaccaccaccaccaccaccaccaccgctccCCGTCCACGATGACGGCCACCGCCCGCCTCGACACCGCGCCGTCCGTGCACCAGAACCGCATGGAATCAGAGTTGGAGGAGACCCACCAGTCGCTGCGCGTCCTCAACCCCTTCTTCGCCACCGTGGCCGCCCAGGCTCCCTCGGGCGAGGACGCCATGGCAGCGATGGGCGCGGCCGCAGACGCGGGGGACACCACGCGGCTCGACCTTCCCTCGCCGCCCCCTTCCCTCCCCGCAGCGGGGGATCTGATGCCCTCCCtcgcgccgccgcagccgcaggCTGAGGAAGCGGGAGCGGGGTCGTCCGAGTCGGAGGCCGCGGCTCCTCCTCCCGTCGTCGACGAGCCGTACCGCGACGCGGCGAGCACTCCGCGTCCTCCTCCCGTCGTCGACGAGCCGTACCGCGACGCGGCGAGCACtccaccttctcctcctcccgTCGTCGACGAGCCGTACCGCGACGCGGCGAGCCCTCCACCTCCTCCAACCGTCGTCGACGAACCGTGCCGCGACGCGACGAGccctccgcctcctcctcccatcGTCGACGAGCCGTACCGCGAGCGCGAGGTGACGAGCCCTCCGCCTCCCGTCCACGACGACGCTGCGCGGGTGGTGTCCTCGGGCACGGGCGACGACCTCGGCCTGCAGCAGATCGCCAAGGTGCTCGCGTCGCTGGGGTACAACGAGATGGCTTCGTCGGCCACGCTCCTCGCCGACACGGCGTCCGTCACGGCATGGCCCGGGGCGATCACCGTCTTCGCGGCCCCCGACGTATTCCTCAAGCACTCCTGCCCCGAGTGCTCGCGACGCTccctcctccttgcccacatggCCCTGGGCTACTTCCCCTACGCCGAGCTCGCCGCCGCGCCCGCCAGGCAACTCCCATCGGCCTCCGTCGGCTTCTGCCTCGACGTCGCCGCCCAGCCACAGCGCGGGCCCTTCTCCGTCCACCACGCCAGCCTGGGCCTGTACGTGAACGGCGTCATGGTCTCGGAACCTAATCTCCACGACGACGGCCGCTACGTCGTGCACGGCCTCCACGGCTTCATCCCGCCGCTCTCCCGCGCCTCCTGCGTCGAGGACGACGCGCATGCGCATCACCACCACCAGGTCCACCTCCACCACTACcgacgccaccaccacctcagcGCCAGATCGGCAGCCACCTCCGGTGCGATCGCCGCCTCCGTCGTGCGCATCATGATCCGCGAAGCCATATCCCGCCTGCGCGACAGCGGCTTCGGCTTCGTGGCGCTGGCCATGCGCGTCAAGTTCGCCGAGCTGGAGAAGCTGTCCAACCTCACGGTGTTCGCGCTCGACGACCAGGTCATCTTCACAGGTGGAGGCCACGGCTACGTCTCGGCGGTGCGCTTCCACATCGTCCCCGGCCACCGCCTCACCCGCGCCTACCTCCTGCGCCTCCGACCCGGCACCGTACTTCCCACCCTGGCTGGTGACGACGAGAAGCTCGTCATCACCCTCGGCGCCGGCTCCGCCACCGACGAGGTCCGGATCAACTACATACCCGTGAAGGAACCTGACGTGGTGATCAACTCGCGCGTCGCGGTCCACGGCATCTACCTTCCGTTCCCCCGCCTCCACCTCGCCAACCTCGCCGCCTCGGTGGCCGTCGCCTCCGACCTCCAGACGAACGACAGCTGCGGCGTCGGGGGAGCTCAGGGCTACGACGATGGGGAGTCGGTTCAGGGGAAGTCGTCTGCCTCAGCGGTGATGTGCTCTCCACCCGCCGATAAGCCTGCGCCCACGACGATGACCCTTCCACTCCCCAGGCGTTACAGCGCGGCGTCCGCGGCGAGACCGCGTCACCCCGCCTTCTCCGGTCGCCACTCCCACGGCTTCCGTGTGTCCAACAAAATCGGGCACGGTACCGGAAGGGCGGCTACAACTGGAGGGCGACATGGCGCCACCTCCGCTGCAGCTGCGGTAGGTTTGCTGGGACTTGGACTCGCCGCTCTCGCCATAAACCAAGGTCGCAGGGAGAGGCGGAGGAAGCAAAGACAGCTGAGGCAAGCGAAAGTGCTGAGGAGGAAGGTTCAGAAGCTCAAACAGAATTCGACAAGCTGCAACCATTGCCAAGAGAAGGAAACCACATGGAAAACCACAATCTGTGGTATGAGACTCTGCTCTTCATGTGTTGTTGATGGTTTCTTAGATACACATGTTCCGACGTATCGGACCAAggattgcaaatttttttgtaagTCTTCCGCGTGCTCTCTTGTTCCCATCGTTGCTCCTGAGATGGATCCCTATGACGGGCAACATATCTTTACGGGCGCGGAAGAGAAGAATGGGACCATTACAAGGACATTTGTGAGCCTTGCCGAGCTTCAAGCTCGGCAGGCTCCCAAAAGACTCTTGGCCTCGTATAAAACATTGGACAACACTCTGATGGGTTTCAAGAAACGGTCCCCAGCGAAGAAGATGGTCTGA